A part of Amphiprion ocellaris isolate individual 3 ecotype Okinawa chromosome 16, ASM2253959v1, whole genome shotgun sequence genomic DNA contains:
- the rab23 gene encoding ras-related protein Rab-23 yields MLEEDMEVAIKVVVVGNGAVGKSSMIQRYCKGIFTKDYKKTIGVDFLERQILVNDEEVRLMLWDTAGQEEFDAITKAYYRGAQACVLVFSTTDRESFQAIDSWREKVEAEVGDIPTVLVQNKIDLLEETVIKNEEAEALAKRLKLRFYRASVKEDLNVNEVFKYLAEKYLQRLKQQTAEETEVVHTTSNKIGVFNTTSSNVHNQSSSNGREVITLRPNKQRTKKNKNPFGSCSLL; encoded by the exons ATGTTGGAGGAGGATATGGAAGTTGCCATCAAAGTGGTGGTGGTTGGCAATGGAGCTGTTGGCAAGTCCAGTATGATTCAACGTTACTGCAAGGGCATTTTCACTAAGGACTACAAAAAGACTATTGGAGTGGACTTTCTGGAACGGCAGATACT AGTAAATGATGAAGAGGTGCGACTAATGCTGTGGGACACTGCTGGCCAGGAGGAGTTTGATGCCATTACTAAGGCCTACTACCGGG GAGCCCAGGCATGTGTGCTCGTCTTCTCTACCACAGACAGGGAGTCGTTTCAGGCTATTGACAGCTGGAGGGAGAAAGTGGAAGCAGAAGTTGGGGATATTCCCACGGTTCTGGTGCAAAACAAAATTGACCTTCTGGAAGAGACTGTTATTAAAAA CGAGGAGGCAGAAGCTTTGGCTAAAAGGCTTAAGCTGAGATTTTATCGGGCTTCGGTGAAAGAGGACCTTAATGTCAATGAGG tgtttaagTACTTAGCAGAGAAGTATCTTCAACGACtcaaacagcaaacagcagagGAGACAGAGGTGGTTCACACAACAAGCAATAAAATAG GTGTTTTTAATACCACAAGTAGTAATGTCCACAACCAGAGCTCCAGCAACGGCAGAGAAGTCATCACTTTGCGACCTAACAAACAGAGGACCAAGAAGAACAAAAATCCTTTTGGAAGCTGCAGCCTACTCTAG